Proteins encoded by one window of Streptomyces uncialis:
- a CDS encoding nucleotidyl transferase AbiEii/AbiGii toxin family protein translates to MNPGELHGGLLRALLAAGSPYRLALAGGYAAVAHGLTECTGNGLGLATDSSVPMPDIATAVTAELERRGWFVTEREAGPLAARFVVAGPGGPAAFAGVVSEVGGMDGGGGRGDVATGPVGGGTAVPMPAVEVHAAKEALWHPPVATPIGLALSLEDLVGTKVRALADRGLARDLVHVHAVADRWGRPDLEELGRRHAPDTFDLSDLQARLAGAEWTDDREFRTYGVSRGEVVAIRVWAQEWADDLAERLLEGAPPPEESPDL, encoded by the coding sequence ATGAACCCCGGCGAACTCCATGGGGGGCTGTTGCGTGCTCTCCTCGCCGCGGGCAGCCCGTACCGTCTCGCGCTCGCCGGGGGGTATGCCGCCGTCGCGCACGGGCTGACCGAGTGCACCGGGAACGGTCTCGGCCTCGCGACGGACAGCTCCGTACCCATGCCGGACATCGCCACCGCCGTCACCGCGGAACTGGAGCGGCGCGGCTGGTTCGTCACGGAGAGGGAGGCGGGTCCGCTGGCGGCCAGGTTCGTCGTGGCTGGTCCTGGCGGCCCGGCGGCCTTCGCCGGAGTGGTGTCCGAGGTGGGGGGCATGGACGGAGGTGGGGGCCGGGGTGACGTCGCGACCGGACCCGTGGGCGGGGGGACGGCGGTTCCGATGCCGGCCGTCGAGGTCCACGCGGCCAAGGAAGCCCTGTGGCATCCGCCCGTCGCCACCCCGATCGGGCTCGCGCTCAGCCTTGAGGACCTGGTGGGTACCAAGGTCCGCGCTCTCGCGGACCGGGGGCTCGCCCGGGACCTCGTCCACGTCCACGCTGTCGCGGACCGATGGGGCCGTCCGGATCTTGAGGAACTCGGCCGTCGGCACGCCCCCGACACGTTCGACCTGAGCGACCTCCAGGCCCGGCTCGCCGGGGCGGAGTGGACGGACGACCGGGAGTTCCGGACGTACGGCGTCAGCAGGGGCGAGGTCGTCGCGATCCGGGTGTGGGCACAGGAGTGGGCCGACGACCTCGCGGAACGCCTTCTGGAGGGCGCGCCACCACCCGAGGAATCCCCGGACCTTTAG
- a CDS encoding MarR family winged helix-turn-helix transcriptional regulator, producing the protein MLVTEAVRSLDSRGIVTINAVANEIGIDQSGASRMVKDTVAARYLEIKPSASDTRRREVTVTSEGLDLLHDAHLWQEALFDQLSGQWTAQQRAEFHHAMLHLLSRSHTLDTDGHARPDAP; encoded by the coding sequence GTGCTCGTCACCGAAGCCGTGCGGTCCCTCGACAGCCGCGGCATCGTGACGATCAACGCCGTGGCAAACGAGATCGGCATCGACCAGAGTGGCGCGTCACGCATGGTGAAGGACACTGTCGCAGCCAGGTATCTGGAGATCAAGCCTTCGGCATCGGATACGCGCCGCCGAGAGGTGACGGTCACCTCCGAAGGTCTCGATCTGCTCCACGACGCCCATCTCTGGCAGGAGGCGTTGTTCGACCAGCTGTCCGGCCAGTGGACCGCCCAGCAGCGCGCGGAGTTCCACCACGCGATGCTCCACCTCCTGTCGCGCTCGCACACCCTCGACACCGACGGTCACGCGCGTCCCGACGCCCCATGA
- a CDS encoding aminoglycoside phosphotransferase, producing the protein MTDATDATDATEMTEMTDAAKVPSAPLPSAQVLAAFGLTGTPVPLPGGQGQSVLADGAVLKPADSTEVSEWGAELFTELADLADLAVQKEDTAFRVPRPIRAATGGFVFDGWTSDRLVEGEAGPDGRWDEILTAGRAFHHSLRQTPRPDWLDRQQHPWAVADRVAWDETTVNVSPDLREPLRALLDLRQPVSAPSQLIHGDLTGNVLFAPGLPPAVIDFSPYWRPVAYADAIVAADGLLHHGADRALVDSAAPGTDGLQMLVRALIFRLVASAGLAGPDASPPATDIQRFHLTVDRVRGWFTGP; encoded by the coding sequence GTGACCGATGCAACCGATGCGACCGACGCGACCGAGATGACCGAGATGACCGATGCGGCCAAGGTGCCGAGCGCTCCGCTGCCGTCCGCCCAGGTGCTGGCCGCATTCGGGCTGACCGGAACGCCCGTACCGTTGCCCGGCGGCCAAGGGCAGAGCGTCCTCGCTGACGGGGCTGTCCTCAAGCCGGCGGACAGCACGGAGGTCTCCGAGTGGGGCGCCGAACTCTTCACTGAACTCGCCGACCTCGCCGATCTCGCCGTGCAGAAAGAGGACACGGCGTTCCGTGTTCCGCGTCCGATACGAGCGGCGACGGGAGGGTTCGTCTTCGACGGCTGGACATCCGACCGCCTGGTCGAGGGCGAAGCCGGTCCCGACGGGCGATGGGACGAAATCCTCACCGCGGGGCGCGCGTTCCACCACTCCCTGCGGCAGACTCCGCGCCCCGACTGGCTCGACCGACAGCAGCACCCCTGGGCCGTCGCCGACCGCGTGGCATGGGATGAGACAACGGTGAACGTCTCACCCGATCTACGCGAGCCGCTCCGCGCCTTGCTCGACCTGCGGCAACCGGTCAGTGCGCCCTCCCAGTTGATCCACGGCGACCTCACCGGCAACGTCCTGTTCGCCCCCGGCCTACCACCTGCGGTGATCGACTTCTCCCCGTACTGGCGTCCGGTGGCGTACGCCGACGCGATCGTGGCGGCCGACGGTCTGCTCCATCACGGCGCCGACCGGGCTCTGGTGGATTCCGCCGCACCGGGCACGGACGGACTTCAGATGCTGGTACGCGCGTTGATCTTCCGCTTGGTGGCCTCGGCCGGGCTCGCCGGACCTGACGCCTCTCCCCCGGCGACGGACATCCAGCGCTTCCACCTGACCGTCGACCGCGTCCGTGGGTGGTTCACCGGCCCCTGA